The window CAGGTTGAGCCCGGGGCTTTCACATCCGACTTAAATAGCCGCCTACGCGCGCTTTACGCCCAGTAATTCCGATTAACGCTTGCACCTTCAGTATTACCGCGGCTGCTGGCACTGAATTAGCCGGTGCTTCTTCTGCAAGTAACGTCACAGCTAGCAGTTATTAACTACTAACCTTTCCTCCTTGCTGAAAGTGCTTTACAACCCGAAGGCCTTCTTCACACACGCGGCATGGCTGCGTCAGGGTTTCCCCCATTGCGCAATATTCCCCACTGCTGCTCCCGTAGGAGTCTGGGCCGTGTCTCAGTCCCAGTGTGGCTGATCATCCTCTCAGACCAGCTAAAGATCGTCGCCTTGGTGGGCCTTTACCCACCAACTAGCTAATCTTACGCAGGCTCATCCAATAGCGCGAGGTCCGAAGATCCCCCGCTTTCCCCCTTAGGGCGTATGCGGTATTAGCATGGTTTTCACCATGTTATCCCCCACTACTAGGTAGATTCCTACGCGTTACTCACCCGTCCGCCACTCTACTCACACCGAAGTGCTTTCACGTTCGACTTGCATGTGTTAGGCCTGCCGCCAATCTGAGCCATGATCAAACTCTTCTTAATCTTTTACCTCTACCTTTCGGTAAGAGGAGACCATTACGCGATTACCTCGCTTCATGATCCAAAATCTCGGCTCAGGAATTAGTTCTATCTTTTCATTTGCATGATTCGATGAGCCACTTATGTTCCTGATAATAATTTACATCATCATCAACACGTAAGCGCCCACACGAATTACTTGATCCAATCTGTTAAAGAGCTTGGTAAACCGCTCGGGTTTTACCGTATCTTGCCAGCGAAGCGCTACGCTTGCTCTGACAAGGGAGGCGAATTATACAGAACCTATTCACCTTGGCAACAACTAAATCGAAAAAATCTAAGAATTTTAACTATTTAGGAACTTTATTGCCGCTCTTGCCCGAACTGTTTTACAACGGTACCTCGACAAGAGAGCGCGCATTATACGGCCAAGTTTAAGACTGTCAACGACAATCTGTAGAATTTTTACAAAAGATTTAAAAGCACCAACATTCGCTTGTTATTTGCTCAAAAAACGAAGGTTTTAGTACGTATAAACACCAATAGAGCCACCTCATAATCAGCACAATTAAAGCTGCTGGCCGCGACAGAACTAAAGGGCTAATCCCACTTAAAAAAATGATCAAGTTGATAGAAGAGCAATCAAGTTAATATTAGCGTTTTAGTATTGGCAACAAAGCGGGAAGTTTAAAAAAACGAGAAGCCAATAACAGCGCGAGCACCACACTATAAATCAACGCCTCGCCAAAGTCAGAGCGCACCAGCCAGACAAAATGCGCGCAGGCGAGGATACCAATCAAATAGACTAATTGATGAAGCGTTTTCCAGCGTGAACCTAATTTCTGCGCCCAGCGATTGGATGTCAGCCCCAGTGGCACCAGCAAACACCAGGCAAGAATACCCAATGTCATATAAGGACGCTCCGTAAACTCTTCAATAAATATTGCCCAACTCCAGC is drawn from Oceanicoccus sp. KOV_DT_Chl and contains these coding sequences:
- a CDS encoding ferric reductase-like transmembrane domain-containing protein; translation: MHLLAVLTYILGWSWAIFIEEFTERPYMTLGILAWCLLVPLGLTSNRWAQKLGSRWKTLHQLVYLIGILACAHFVWLVRSDFGEALIYSVVLALLLASRFFKLPALLPILKR